GCACAGTGCTCACCCGGCTGTAATTTGTCAGCGTTCATCGCTAAACACATTGAACAACCCGGCTCACGCCATTCAAAGCCCGCTTCGATCAAGATTTTATCCAAACCTTCAGCTTCAGCTTGTGCTTTGACTAAACCTGAACCCGGTACAACCATCGCTTGTTTAATCGTAGATGCAACTTTCTTACCTTTAGCCACTTCAGCCGCTGCACGAATATCTTCGATACGAGAATTGGTACATGAACCAATAAATACGCGATCTAATTGGATATCAGCCAATGCTTGACCACCATTTAAACCCATGTATTGATAAGCACGTGTCCAATCATTACGTTGTACGTCATCTTTGGCTTGTTCTAATGTTGGTACTGCTTGAGACACTGGAATGACCATCTCAGGTGAAGTTCCCCAAGAGACCTGTGGTTCAATCTCTTCACCTTGTAAAACGACTACAGTATCGAAATGTGCACCTTCATCAGAATGCAAAGTATTCCAATAAGCTACCGCAGCATCCCATTGTTCGCCTTTCGGTGCATATGGACGGTCTTTTACATATTCGATCGTTTTGTCATCGACTGCAACCATACCCACACGTGCACCGCCTTCGATTGCCATATTACAAACCGTCATACGACCTTCGATGGACATATCACGAAAGACTTGACCGCCAAATTCAATCGCATGTCCTGTACCGCCCGCAGTACCGATCTTACCAATGATTGCCAATACAACGTCTTTTGGTGTGACGCCCTGACCTAATTTACCGTCAACACGCACCAACATATTTTTCATTTTCTTTTGAACTAAGCATTGGGTTGCCAATACATGTTCAACTTCTGATGTCCCGATCCCATGCGCCAAACAACCAAAGGCACCATGTGTTGCTGTATGTGAGTCACCACATACCACCGTCATACCCGGTAAAGTTAAACCTTGCTCAGGACCAACAACATGTGCAATCCCTTGGCGAACATCATTGATGTCAAACTGAACCACATTAAATGTTTTACAGTTATCATCTAAAGTTTGTACTTGAATACGAGATGTATCATCTTCGATCCCTGCAATACCTGCTGTACGCTCTTTGCTTGAAGTGGGTACGTTATGGTCAGGAGTTGCCACATTAGCACTTAAACGCCACGGTTTACGTCCTGCAAGTTGTAAGCCTTCAAATGCTTGTGGTGAAGTCACTTCATGTAATAAATGACGGTCAATATAAAGAAGTGCAGAGCCATCATCTCGTTGTTTTACTAAATGGTCATCCCACAATTTGTCATACAATGTTTTTGCTTTTTGGTTTTCGCCTGCCATGTCGAGGTGCTCCACTGGACTGGGTAATTCTTTCATTAACTTCGATTATAACGACGTTTTCACATAAAACAAATTTATCATTTTTATTAATTTAAAAACTTTTTGGAATTACTAAATATTTAAAATTTAGCTCATTCTATTCACTAAAAACAATGAACTTAAAACTTTAATCATTTTAATTTTATTTAATTTTCATATACTTATCATTAAGTCTAATTAAATCAACCATACCTACCACATCACAATAGCGCCATTTTTTACTAAAAATTTGGTCTTCTAAACTGATAGGAAGTTTAAAAAAAATAAGGACTTGCTCTCTAATAGCCTTTCTCTCGGCAAAATTCTTTTGTAATTTGGAATATCCTGAAATCATACACACAATACCTAAAACACTAAAACAGCCGGTTAGCGTGCCAAACAATGTCCAATCCTGTTTAAAAACATGCAAGATTCCCCAAATCATCATTAGTAGTACATGCCAAAACTCAATGGTGAATGCATCATAAGGATTAATCGCTCGGTCATGTAGATAAGGATTCAAATACAATAATTGATTATGCTTCAATGCCACGACTAAAAAACCATCTTCATCTTTCTCTCTAAAAGCAACAACTTCTACTTTATTGTATGAGGAAATATAATGATCACTTAAAACGAAATGAACATCTTGATTATTTAATTTTGCTGAATACTCTTTTACTGGTATACGTTTAATGATTTTCATTCTGTTGTTAAACCAAGGGATATAATTTTGCTCCACTTCATGAATTGAAGTAATATCTCCATGCAACAAGATAAGTTCTTTGTCCATTTTTCCCTTTATTATCAACACCCCAAAGTATTCAATTTAAATCATAAACGAAACATTCTCAAAACCAATCATCATCAATCAAAAAAACTTTTTTACTTTTTAAATGATAATGATTATTATTTATTTAAGTTGAAAGCATTTGTGGTGATTCTCATGGCTCGTATTCAAAATTTCGTACATACCAATCAACGTATTTTCAAAAAAACATTAAGCTACTACATCATGCACATTACAGTAGCAATGCTTGTGGGCTATCTTGTTACAGGCAACGTATGGATGGCAATCACATTAAGTTTACTTGAACCCACTGTTCAAGCTGTTGCTTTTTTCTTCCATGAAAAAGTATGGAACAAAAAAGATGCTCAAGCAGCACAAGCTCTAGAACTAGAAGCAAAAGCATCGTAAAAAATCTGTTATGGAGGTTAATCACCACTCCACCGCAGCGATGAAAACATCCTGATGATCCTAAACAAAATAACGTACAAGCTCATCTCATAAAAAAATACAGCACCCAATCACACCAAAATAAAAGCAATCAGTCAAAAATCTAAATCTCATAAGCTCTCAAATATATCCACCAAGTATCCTGAAGTGCTTAAAAGTGATGATGTTCTATCTATAAATAAAACCCGCTTTTTATTGTTTTTATGATGTTTTCTACAAATAGACCTTCTATTTTTTATACCGTGAAAATCTGTATAGCATTTTTATGGAGAAATAAAAAACGTCGTTATTTTTTATGCAATTTAAAAAAAGTAAAAATTGCTTTGATTAATTCTTAAAATTTCTGAATAATGAATTACGCATAAAAATTCTTTATGGATGGAAATTGTTATGAATCTTGCTGCCTTTGAAGCTTTTGTAAAAGTAATGGAAACTGGGTCTATTTCGATGGCAGCAGAACAACTGTTTATCACCCAACCTGCGGTCACCAAACGAATACATAGCTTAGAAGATTATTTTGGTGTCAAACTTTTTGAGTCCGCAGGTCGTGGCGTCCAAGCAACTCATGCTGCTAACTCATTGCTTCCTAAAGTTAAAAATTGGTTAAATGAGCTAGGTGATATTCACCACACGCTTAGTCACGAACAAGGACAAGTGCAAGGTAAATTAAAAATTGGCACAAGCCATCATATTGGTTTACATCACTTGCCAACACATCTCAAAAAATATGTACAAGATTTTCCAAATGTGACTTTAGATGTGCATTTTGTAGACTCAGAACAAGCACATGAACAAGTCTTAGCTGGTGACTTAGAACTTGCCTTTCTCACTTTACCGCCACAAGGTGATGAACGCCTGAAATATGTGAAAATTTGGAATGACCCTTTGGTTTTTGTTGTTGCACCATTTCATCCTTTGGCACAAAAGGAAAATCTAACACTTGAAGACTTAATTGAATATTCAAGTTTAATTCCTGCATCACAAACATATACCAGTCAAATCACTTTAGCTGAGTTTGAAAAACAAGGCTTAAAACCGAAAATTACGATGAGTAATAACACACTCGAAGCCATTCGTATGCTTGTATCTATAGGCTTAGGGTGGTCTGTACTCCCTAAAACTTTGTTAAATCCCGACCTGAAACAGCTTGATATACCTGTCAATATGTATCGCCAATTAGGGATGGTTTGGCATCCTGCACGTAGTCAATCTCGTGCTGTTTTAGAACTTATTGATATGATGAAATAAATAAAAAAGCTCTCCTTAGTTTAGCGAGGAGAGCTTTTAAAAAATAATATATCGTTTCGTTTTACCTGACTGAATCTTCATGTAATGATTCATTTAACTGATCAACAATCGTTGCCCATTCACCATCTGAACTGAGTTTTTCAGCTAAAAATTGACGTTGTGCTTCCGTCCAAAAATCAGCTTTAGTCAAAAATGTACTTGCATCTAACTGATGTGTTTCAATAAATTTTGCAATTCCCGCTTCGCTTGAGTCTAAACCCAATTGTTCAAATAAATTGGTCATTCTTGGACGTGTTTGGCTCATTTTATTTTCTCCATCAGTTTTAAAATTTCTTATTTCAACATAACATTTTTAATTTTAAAGTGAAGTAGCAAATCTTAAACATCTGAAAATATTTACAAAGTTAAGACATAGATATAATCTTCTCACGATGCTGATTATTTTCAAAATATGGCAATAAAAAACAGCACCGAAGTGCTGTCATTCATCTAAGTCAGAAGTAATCAAATCGACCAATCTTGAATATCCCAACCTTGCTCTTTAGCAAGTGCTTCTAGACGATCATCTGGATTAATTGCAAAAGCATGATCAGCATATTCTAATAAAAAACGGTCATTGATTGAGTCTGAATATGCCCAAGATTCAGTGACATCACGTCCTTCTAACCATTGATCTAAACGTGCCAATTTACCCTTTTGATAACACGGAATATTGATGACTTTTCCTGTGTATTTTCCATCTTTTACTTCAGCATTGGTGGCAATAATTTCCGTGATTCCAAACTCACGAAAAATCGGTGCAGTAATAAAGTCTGAAGTTGCTGTAATCCCAACCAATGCATGCCCTGCATCTTTATGCTTTTGAATTGCTTCAAAACCTTTAGGACGCATTTGTGGGCGAATGACTTTTTGCATAAATAACTGATGCAACTCGGTCAAATAATCATGATCATGTTGTGTTAAAAACTCAAAAACAAATTCATTATACGCAATCGGGTCAAGCTGCCCTGCTTTATAGTCTTCATAAAATTTATCATTCATTGCACGATGTCGGACTGGATCGACCAAGCCTTCATTGACTAAAAACTCTCCCCAAGAGTGGTCAGAGTCGGTATTTAATAAGGTGTGATCTAGGTCAAACAACGCCAATTTCATGAAAATACTCGTTCAAACTGAAATTTAAGAAAAAAATTGTAAATCTATCTCCGCTAGTCGATAGAAATTCGGTAAGATCATAGCAATTTTACAACATTATTACTTTGACTTTATCGAGTTGGACAAAAGAGTGTATGTCCCCATATACAAAGTCAATGAAATTCACAATTTTTAGGTAGCCAAATGATCGATTCAGAAGGTTTCCGACCCAACGTCGGGATCATTTTGGCAAATGATATTGGACAAGTCTTATGGGCAAAGCGCATTGGTCACAATGCATGGCAATTTCCTCAAGGAGGGATCCAGTTTGGAGAAACTCCTGAACAAGCACTTTTTAGAGAACTCCATGAGGAAGTTGGTCTCTTACCAGAGCATGTCCAAATAATTGCGCAAACCGAAGGTTGGCTGCATTATCGTTTGCCACTTCGATACATTAGATCGGACTCCGATCCTGTATGTATTGGACAAAAGCAGAAATGGTTTTTATTAAAATTGGTCGCTTCAACGAAGTATATTCAGTTGAATCTTTCTGACCCACCAGAGTTTGATCAATGGCAATGGGTCAGCTATTGGTATCCACTTGGACAAGTGGTGAATTTTAAACGTGATGTTTATCGTAAAGCAATGATGGAGTTATGTATGCAAATGCCACAGCGTTTACCTGAAAATGCCATAAAAATGTAAATGATTTTTCAGGGAGGTACTGCTATAAATAATAGGTCATCTTGCAACTCAAGCACCATCTAAATTTAAGGAGCTTATATTCATGTCGAACATGCAACTGGACACGCTAAGACGTATTGTCCAAGAGATTAATACCTCGGTCAGCTTGCATGAATCTTTAGAAATTATGGTCAATCAAGTTTCTGAAGCCATGCACGTGGATGTCTGCTCCATTTATTTGTTGGATGAGCGTAATCAACGTTTTGTCCTCATGGCAACCAAAGGACTAAACCCAAACTCTGTTGGAACGGTATCATTACATACCAGTGAAGGTTTAGTGGGCTTAGTTGGGCAACGTGAGGAAATCGTCAATTTAGACAATGCCTTCAAACATGAACGCTTTGCCTATTTTCCTGAAACAGGCGAGGAAATTTATAATTCCTTCCTTGGTGTACCTGTCATGTATCGCCGTAAGGTGATGGGCGTTCTCGTGGTACAAAATAAAGAACCTCAGGATTTCAGCGAAGCGGCTGAGTCATTCTTGGTCACACTGTGCGCTCAACTGTCAGGTGTTATTGCGCATGCGCATGCCGTGGGTAATATCGATGTTTTTCGTAAACCCAATAGTTTACCGACCTATAAAACCTTCCAAGGCATTTCAGGTTCAGGAGGCATTGCCATTGGTCGTGCCGTTATTTTATATCCACCTGCAGATCTGGCAGCAGTACCTGACCGTGAAGCAGACGATATTAGTGAAGAGTTGCAACTTTTAGACCATGCCATTGCTTCAGTACGCAATGAAATTCAGTCTCTAGATGACAAAATGCAAGATGCATTAATGGCAGAAGAACGTGCCCTGTTTAGTGTGTTCTTGCGTATGCTTGATGAGAATGCATTACCGTCTGAGATTAAAACAGAAATTCGTGATGGTCATTGGGCACAAGGTGCGGTACGTATTGTCATCGACAAACATATTGCGCTCTTTGCACAAATGGAAGATGACTATTTACGTGAACGTGTCTCAGATTTAAAAGATTTGGGTCGTCGTATTTTAGCCTATTTACAAGAAGCCGATTCGAGTCATCGTGAGTTGACAGATGAAAGTATTCTGATTGGAGATGAAATCTCTACTGCCGCCTTGGTAGAATTGCCTGTCGATAAAATTGCAGCGATTGTTACCACTGAAGGAGCCATGAACTCACACATGGTGATTGTCGCACGTGCACTTGGCATTCCAACTGTCGTTGGGGTCACTGAACTTCCCGTCAATACACTCGATGATGTGGAAATGATTGTCGATGCACATCAAGGGCGTGTTTTTATCAATCCACCTCGTCGCTTGCGTACCCGCTATAAAGAAATTCAAAAAGAAGAAGAACAAATTGCCAAAGATTTAAAACAGTATGAAACGAAGGATGCTGTCACACCTGATGGTGTTGCAGTCAAACTCTATGTCAATACAGGCTTAATGATTGATGTCGTTCGTGGCGTGCAACGTGGTGCCAAAGGCGTTGGTTTATATCGTTCTGAAATTCCATTTATGCTGCGTGAGCGCTTTCCGGGTGAAGAAGAACAACGGGCAATTTACCGTCAACAACTCAGCCACTTTGCCAATAAACCTGTGGTCATGCGGACACTAGATATTGGTGCGGACAAAGACTTACCTTATTTCTCGATTGAAGAAGAAAACTCAGCATTAGGTTGGCGTGGTATTCGCTTTACCCTTGATCATCCTGAAATTTTTTCTTCACAAATCCGTGCCATGCTCAAAGCCAGCATTGGTTTAAATAACTTACATATTTTACTGCCTATGGTGACTAGTGTCAGTGAAGTTGAAGAAGCATTATATTTACTTGAGCGTGATTGGGTAGCTGTACAAGAGGAAGAACAGGTCAGGATCACCAAACCTAAAATCGGCATCATGGTTGAAGTTCCAAGTGTACTTTTACAGATTGATGAGTTTGCGCCTTTGGTCGACTTTTTCTCTGTCGGCTCTAATGATTTAACTCAATATTTACTTGCTGTTGACCGTAATAATCCACGTGTAGCCAATGTTTATTCGCATTCACATCCTGCGGTACTTCGTGCCTTAACACGCTTAGTACAAGAATGTCATAAGTACGATAAACCTGTCAGTATTTGTGGCGAAATGGCGGGCGATCCATTGACTGCAATTTTACTCATGGCGATGGGCTTCAATACCCTGTCGATGAGTTCAAGTAATATTTTACGCGTACGTAAAGCAATTTGTCATGTGCCTATGCCTGATGCCCAAGCACTATTAGATCAATCTTTAAAAATGAATAATCCACTCATGGTTAAAAGTTTATTAGAATATTATTTTAAAACGCATGGCTTAGCAGATATGGTGAAAAACTCTTCTCGTGTGGTCAGTTTATAATTTAAATCGTTTATCAATTTTAACAAAGTAATAGAAAGTAAAAAGGTCGATAATCATCAGAATATCGACCTTTTTTGTGTTTAGAATAACCACGTTTTGCATCTTTTTTTCGATCTACAAAAGTTTGGCTTTTGTTAAAATCGTTCATGTGTTTCGCCACAAAGTTGTGAATCACAACTTCTGGCGTAGCTTTTTTCTTCGCCATTTGATTGACCTTTTATATTAAAAACATCAGCATGATGTGAAGCATATAATGCGCTTTTTTGTGCAAAATACAAGCGGATCAAGTACTCATTTGATATAAAAATGTTATTTTCTATCACTGATATTTTAATAATAACTTTAGAAATCAGCAAACTTCTAACTTATTTTCATAAATAACTCAATATCTTAAGTATTTAAAATCATAATTTAACAATTTATTAAATATTTTCAAAAAGATAAATTTGCTTTATTTTAAAAACGTATATATATTGTATATACATTTTTAATCATCACCTTTAGGGATAAAAACGTTATGGCTGAATTACCCAAAAAAACAAAGGTGAATAAAAAAGATGGACAGCTCTTAATTCGCATTAATAGTGCTGAGCGCGATGAGTTTTTACAACTCTGTGAGCATCTGGACACCAGTGCAGCACGTGAATTAAGAAAATTTATCCGTAGTTTTATCAAAAAACATCAGCCAACGGATCTTCAATCGAAGGAGTAACATGATGTCAAAGCAAGTTAAATCTTTAAAGAAAAAAATCAAAGCACGTTTGGACAAAATTTCAAAACACGAAGGTAAATTGAAAAAGCTCCAAAAAAAGCTGAAAAAACAAAAGTAATCGCGATTACTTTTCCAAGCTTGAACCTTAATCAAAACGCTTAAAATGAAGGTCATCATAAAATGATGACCTTCGTGTTTAAAACTGATCTGTTTTGAATCTCGAAACGTTTAGGCAGCCAAAGCTCTTTCCAACAACCTTTCCACATCTACAGTTTTCGCATCGACCATGCCCACCACACGTCCATGAAATTCGCTATAACGGGTTTGAATAAACGCATTTGCTACAAAATCAGGCGCATACTGTTTCAGTAAAATCGCCTGTGCGAGAATGACCAAACGGCTGACCAAACTACGTGCCATAAACTGCAATTCATCTGCCTGTAAACTGCTAAATAATTTAAATAAGGACTGTAATTCATTTTGTAAAATCACATCTTGTGAAGCAATTTCAGCAAAAGACTTGAACAATACTTCTATAGATTCACGATCCCGCTGAATGGCACGTAACACGTCCAGACACATGACATTGCCCGAACCCTCCCAAATGGTATTGACCGGCGCT
The DNA window shown above is from Acinetobacter piscicola and carries:
- a CDS encoding RNA pyrophosphohydrolase, encoding MIDSEGFRPNVGIILANDIGQVLWAKRIGHNAWQFPQGGIQFGETPEQALFRELHEEVGLLPEHVQIIAQTEGWLHYRLPLRYIRSDSDPVCIGQKQKWFLLKLVASTKYIQLNLSDPPEFDQWQWVSYWYPLGQVVNFKRDVYRKAMMELCMQMPQRLPENAIKM
- a CDS encoding DUF2061 domain-containing protein; amino-acid sequence: MLMARIQNFVHTNQRIFKKTLSYYIMHITVAMLVGYLVTGNVWMAITLSLLEPTVQAVAFFFHEKVWNKKDAQAAQALELEAKAS
- a CDS encoding LysR family transcriptional regulator — protein: MNLAAFEAFVKVMETGSISMAAEQLFITQPAVTKRIHSLEDYFGVKLFESAGRGVQATHAANSLLPKVKNWLNELGDIHHTLSHEQGQVQGKLKIGTSHHIGLHHLPTHLKKYVQDFPNVTLDVHFVDSEQAHEQVLAGDLELAFLTLPPQGDERLKYVKIWNDPLVFVVAPFHPLAQKENLTLEDLIEYSSLIPASQTYTSQITLAEFEKQGLKPKITMSNNTLEAIRMLVSIGLGWSVLPKTLLNPDLKQLDIPVNMYRQLGMVWHPARSQSRAVLELIDMMK
- the ptsP gene encoding phosphoenolpyruvate--protein phosphotransferase, encoding MSNMQLDTLRRIVQEINTSVSLHESLEIMVNQVSEAMHVDVCSIYLLDERNQRFVLMATKGLNPNSVGTVSLHTSEGLVGLVGQREEIVNLDNAFKHERFAYFPETGEEIYNSFLGVPVMYRRKVMGVLVVQNKEPQDFSEAAESFLVTLCAQLSGVIAHAHAVGNIDVFRKPNSLPTYKTFQGISGSGGIAIGRAVILYPPADLAAVPDREADDISEELQLLDHAIASVRNEIQSLDDKMQDALMAEERALFSVFLRMLDENALPSEIKTEIRDGHWAQGAVRIVIDKHIALFAQMEDDYLRERVSDLKDLGRRILAYLQEADSSHRELTDESILIGDEISTAALVELPVDKIAAIVTTEGAMNSHMVIVARALGIPTVVGVTELPVNTLDDVEMIVDAHQGRVFINPPRRLRTRYKEIQKEEEQIAKDLKQYETKDAVTPDGVAVKLYVNTGLMIDVVRGVQRGAKGVGLYRSEIPFMLRERFPGEEEQRAIYRQQLSHFANKPVVMRTLDIGADKDLPYFSIEEENSALGWRGIRFTLDHPEIFSSQIRAMLKASIGLNNLHILLPMVTSVSEVEEALYLLERDWVAVQEEEQVRITKPKIGIMVEVPSVLLQIDEFAPLVDFFSVGSNDLTQYLLAVDRNNPRVANVYSHSHPAVLRALTRLVQECHKYDKPVSICGEMAGDPLTAILLMAMGFNTLSMSSSNILRVRKAICHVPMPDAQALLDQSLKMNNPLMVKSLLEYYFKTHGLADMVKNSSRVVSL
- a CDS encoding HAD family hydrolase: MKLALFDLDHTLLNTDSDHSWGEFLVNEGLVDPVRHRAMNDKFYEDYKAGQLDPIAYNEFVFEFLTQHDHDYLTELHQLFMQKVIRPQMRPKGFEAIQKHKDAGHALVGITATSDFITAPIFREFGITEIIATNAEVKDGKYTGKVINIPCYQKGKLARLDQWLEGRDVTESWAYSDSINDRFLLEYADHAFAINPDDRLEALAKEQGWDIQDWSI
- the leuC gene encoding 3-isopropylmalate dehydratase large subunit, which codes for MAGENQKAKTLYDKLWDDHLVKQRDDGSALLYIDRHLLHEVTSPQAFEGLQLAGRKPWRLSANVATPDHNVPTSSKERTAGIAGIEDDTSRIQVQTLDDNCKTFNVVQFDINDVRQGIAHVVGPEQGLTLPGMTVVCGDSHTATHGAFGCLAHGIGTSEVEHVLATQCLVQKKMKNMLVRVDGKLGQGVTPKDVVLAIIGKIGTAGGTGHAIEFGGQVFRDMSIEGRMTVCNMAIEGGARVGMVAVDDKTIEYVKDRPYAPKGEQWDAAVAYWNTLHSDEGAHFDTVVVLQGEEIEPQVSWGTSPEMVIPVSQAVPTLEQAKDDVQRNDWTRAYQYMGLNGGQALADIQLDRVFIGSCTNSRIEDIRAAAEVAKGKKVASTIKQAMVVPGSGLVKAQAEAEGLDKILIEAGFEWREPGCSMCLAMNADKLQPGEHCASTSNRNFEGRQGNGGRTHLVSPAMAAAAAIAGHFVDVRSF
- a CDS encoding DUF2789 domain-containing protein codes for the protein MSQTRPRMTNLFEQLGLDSSEAGIAKFIETHQLDASTFLTKADFWTEAQRQFLAEKLSSDGEWATIVDQLNESLHEDSVR